In Pectinophora gossypiella chromosome 8, ilPecGoss1.1, whole genome shotgun sequence, the DNA window CAATCTCTCTAATTGATTGAGAAGAGACCTATGCATAGTAGTGGGacgtttatttaaaacaaaacgtaATAGGAGATTTAGCAATATataagtttatgttatattaagacAAGACTCACCCCTTCTCCCTGATAGCGTGTAGTTGTTTGGGTGAGAGAGGGTGGGGCTCCAGGCCCGCGTCGAGGGCCGCGGCGTCCAGTTCGTCACATGGCGGCGCGACGATGATGTCTGACGGACGGTTGCCGGTCCCCGTGAACCGGGACTGGGGTAGGACTGCAGATATATAGCCAGATCGTTACTATCTACTACAGACTTGACACATTTGATGAAGAAAATTGCTATGGTAATCTAAAATATGAGATCATACCTTGTTCAATTTAGTCTCCAGGCTCTATAAAGTATTGTTTATCCTATCTAGCTGTAATTATGATTAATGCATGGTGTAGTCCATCATATTGAAGATGTCATAACCCAAACCCAGGCTGATAAGCAGAAGGATgcattttgtgtttttctttactCATACCCAGCAGAGAACTTGTGTTACAATggatttagtaaaaaaaatcttaagccACTGGACATGTTATAAGGAGAAACTAAGTTTTCTTCAGCCAATTACAGCATTCTTAACCAACTGCATTCTTAGCTATGAATCAAGTCATTAAAACattgcatttgtttttttatgggAATGAACCACATGGGGAGCATGTGTTAGTTTTATAATGTGAATGTGACTGGCATctcaatataggtaggtactatgggAACATCTCATATACAATAGGTATTAGAAGATGCCTTAGCCTATTGTGTGAGGATTTAACAGTAGAGacagaaaaataattttctttaaagaCCTTATTCAATGGAGTTTTCTATTTTTGTGcagtaaactattttatctaTAGACTTACCTCTTCACACCAAACCACTAGACTGATTTGCATGAAAATTGGCACATAGATCTTGTTGTGTGTAGACACATAGATTGGTATCAAGAGCTCAAACAAGTagaaaatctctttgtttacagataagcttacctgtactatccgTTTTCTTTGTAtcttccttgtgtctgttttattgtgttcaaataaataaataagactaACTGTGGATATTAATGAGCTGATCATTATGTTAATAATCTCTactgggatgggcagagccactaaTATGAAAACACTTGCAACACTTACTAGTGACAATTTGAATGATTTAGGACAAGTTCCATTAATTAatctaatttataattttatataaggaAACATGGGGCCAGTAAATAAGAACAAATGGTCAACTAACAAATTTATTGACTTGACCTTCTGAGATGTCTTGGGAATAAATTGGTTGATTACAACACAAGTTATGTACCTACAGAATTATGTAGCTAAAATGATAATAAGTGTAGAGGACTATATTATACACGGTACTCACTAATGGGGAAGGTTTTCCAATGATAAAGGAAGTCTTCAGCCACTTGCTTGATGTTGTTGACGAGCTGCTCAACCTCGGGCGGCGCGCCCACCAGCTGCACGTCGAAGCGCAGAGGCTCGCGCTCTGGCGGTGTCGCCTCCAGCAGCAGCGAGCTCGGCCGCGACACCCGCTCGCCGCCCTCCGCCATACTCTCAAATATCACTCTTCATCAGCAGAAATCGCAGCTCCTCACGCCGCATGCCTCCGCACTCGCATCATATTACTCCTACGCGGAGATATCACTTAACACCGACCTTTTATtgctttattatttacattcatTTGATCAATTTATCCAGTCACAACGATCACAATCGGACCGGCCCGCGAGTGATATAACATGGTGTATTTCCGTCGACTAACTTACAAAGACtaaatacttttatttgttttggatTTATAAATAGCCCTATGGAGACcaacaaaagtaaaattattcaagAAAGAAAACCCGAGCCCGTCAATTTGTCCTCCTTTTTGACAACTGCCTGCACTGCATCCAACCAAACCAAACTAAACTAAGACGATTGTGCCATACTGCCATTACCATAATTTTAATTCGATTAAAAAATGAGGCCGAAAGTTTGCATATTTTGCGTGAAATGAAACGTGACGATGGCAAATTGGTGGCAACGGTGGCAACATTGATTTAttctattcattcattcatcgtTCATCAGCTGCAGCTGTCACAAAGATGTCACGTAATGTCATGTCATCATGTCAGAAATAGTCGTTCATTCGTGTCGGGCTGGTTTTTGACTTGTATCGTATGCTCGTCATTTTTGTGACTACGCAAATGTTTTGATAAATATTCACCAAATCTTCATTATTCTTTTCGTCATATTGAAGTTTTGTTTACAAATGCTTTACCACCATTCCTTTACAGCTAAATAGTTCTGatctgttttaaaattattacgcAGTGATCATTGGCgagcaataataaaatatggctCATTTTATCTTGCTTTGTTGTTTGATGTTCCTTCTTGAAACTGGTAAGCGTTTAAGCATTTATAATTCAGACATTCGACTATTTATCTGATAATTTTGCCGTTGTGATAGTTAAAACTTTAATGGTTAACAGTCAGAGATAAGATTGCTGCACCATGGCGCTTAATCCTGTCtcacatttcatttttattacattttaataattaaattaaaagtaatataGTTAATCAcgcattatttatattttgtggaGTATCAGCAACAATATGGGTAACTTGTAACTTATTCTCTATCATTTTTATAGTGGTGTCTCAGATGGTAGTGTCATTAGAAGGGACCAAGTCAGCTGTCCGAGGTTCCAACGTGACATTCATTGCAACAGTGCATGGGTATGATGGCTCTGAAAAACTTGAGTTTGATTTCTGGGATGATGCACAGCCACATCATGGTGATACTGTAAGTGCCAATCTTTTTATAATCATTAATTAAAGGaagacattatatttttattaaataaaattatgttattgatttgactattgtattgtttaggtaattaggtacttatacttcATGGCATGACTGAAAATGATTTAattattacatgagacttattttttataaatatcatttatcattgattatttattatagattattttttataaatatcatCAACTCATTAagcgaaaaatatttcaaattattaccatattattttcatattatctGTTTTAAATATATCTGTGCTATTTGTGGATTTCATAAATCATACATAAACCTCACTTATTTCCCACCAGTGTAAGCAGGaactatgggattccatttgtatatttggatttcataataCATTCATCCTCCTGATATAGAACtggtatacctacataattaaatGGACACTTTTCCTGTAAATTGAGTaatttgttttatgttatatttgtgttataaaaaatatattctatttATCTACAACTACATGAACTAATAATACCAATGTTGTATCTGACAGTTTTACTTAGCATCAAATGTATCAAAATGGACAGTAGAGTATTCTCGAGATTTGTATGAAGCTGGAGAGTACACAGTGAAGGTGGATTTGAAGAAGAGCTTCTTGGGATTTTATTATGTTGTCTCCTCGGCCTCCACCACTTTCCAATTAACAGGTAAGTTTCATATACAGTATATTTGGTTAATCAGTAGGTAATCAGGAGGTTGGCAcctgatacaaattggtgcaggctagagagttaccattctattcAAAGTATGGCTCTATCCTATGCTAGAAGTTAGCGGACTGTGTACATGAAAATTTCTCCCTACTGTTTTATTTTGGCTTGATATAAAGAACAAGAATGCACTCAAACCTcttaagaaaaaatacagaaaagaGTAATAATGACTATTTTTAATATCACCCCTTCcttcatttatattttaatgcataattttattaattaatcacTGTATGTACTGGAGTATAAAGCAATTACCCTCTGGGTTATTAGTTATGAAAGTGCACGGAAGGATCATATCCTTTAATTGTAAAATCTGCCGGGCAGGCAGCTCTAACAACTTGATAGTTTCTTGTACTTCAATCCCTGGGATTTGATCTATGTGTCAGTCTTCATCCAAAAGTAAGTATAATGAACATGTAACACATATTTTGTTGCTACAAGTAAGTCATTATCCAATGGTGGTGAACTTTAACAAAAGGTGCAAGCTGCAATGCACTTACTTAGTATTGGTTTATTGTTCAGATTACACAGCTAAATACCTATACGCCCGCCACATTTAAGTTAACTTTCATTTCTgctgatcaaaaataaatgtgatacatttatatttttatttataaaggtacatacaacattatagTGTAACCCAATGCTCTATAtaacgagaaaacaatatttttatattgtttacaactactaatatacaaattaaacaatgaataaaaaaagaaacaaaaagaaaagtaagactaaataacatcaaaaacacaaaaaattacaatataaaattataaggtaacaaaaaaaatataaaaataataatagcaataaaacagtaaatcataGTTAGTAGTAGTATTAGtgaatcttctcgcaaaaagccaaacactctctccatacactccaccatctaGATATTAGATAAGGCAATTCAACAAGGGTTGTTATTTCATTCTAGTAAATAAATCCATTTAAACTCTCTTACATTGCATTATGTATTCAGTTGGAatgataaaaaagaaatcatttAAGCAATTAAGTGCAGTGTTCTACAGTTGACCTTGTTCAACTGAATATAAACGAACAGTCTGGGGAGTGATTCATAAGTTGTGTATTTGCTGCAATTTTCCAAACAAATTTCCAATGCACTGcactatataaatatttactttgtaCACTGAtaaaggtataaaataaatttattgtattATGACATGAAAAGCAGTCATGAAACCTTTACACACCTACTTTGTAACTGATTCAAAAATAACCAATATATCGTTTGTAAACATTTAGACTAAGATTCCCAGTACGGTACTCAGATAATTGTTCTATAGATGTACATGAATACGATGGTAATCCATTGTGTTTTATCATTGTCACACCAAAAGTGATTATGAGTTGTTTCTCAAGTTGCTTTTCCATTATGATAAACTCATGCCgtagaatgaagaataatactgcgtgtggaacggtaactttccgccccgcaccaactcATGTCAGGTGCCgagctaaatttacctcaccccctctgggtgttACTTTAACCTAAATGtccgtaaaccgctaaggagtaagacgGCACAtgtatgagatttttgtatggagtgtccagggtgtgcttaTGTGTATAATGTCAATTTTCCTTGCAGATTCCTTAAACGGAAACCTAGTACTAATCCAAAACAGTACTCAAAGGCCAAATAGTTTTGTTGCCGTAAATAAAACCGTGAATCACGTGATTCAACTGCCAGATAATGAAATGGAATTCCTCAAGAAAAACTCTTCAACTATAATAACATACTGGTTCATTGATTGCACGTACGTCGACCAAACAACAGATTTCTCTCTCAATTACACTTATAGTGACGCAATGAGCAATCATTACATTGATGCACTAGTTGTTGCGAATCACGAACCTTTGCCGCCTATTCCAACTACGACTACaacaactactactacaacAACTACGACAACAACAACTACAACGACAACCACGACGACAACAACACCAAAACCAACAACAACACAGAAACCAACAACAACATCGAGTACGACTGCGCCGTCAACAACTACAGAGAAAAATGCAACGATTCAAAGCAATGAAACTGCAGTAGGTCATAAGGTGGCAAAGAGGGCTGTATCTAACAAAACCAAAAACAAGACTCATATTACCCACATGCCCAGAGATTTTATTTGCCATAACTCCAATGTTCCTATAGGCGACATGTTTACTTATGGACATTATCAGCAGACAATTGGAGTGAAAGGTGAGTTGTAAGTAAGATTCAAATATAGTGTACTTTTTAGTGCTATTATTACAGAGTTATGGAACCATCGTTATACCCCATGTTGTTGTCTTTGGCTTGCtagattttaattttgaatcctataacataacatctcGGTTGATCTCCTCAATGGTACGTCTGTCGTGGTGTATTGTACATAGATTGACCTACTATGTAATTTACCAATAAGATGTTGGATAAGGAAAAGATAGTGCGGTCAAACTAGTCTGCGCCTTCGACTGGTTTTACCCAACATAACGATCTTCCTTAATGTTTTCGCcattattataaataggtatgttaAAATATCCAAAATCGAAGAAGTTTATTTGAACATTTAGATCTGGGTTAGCTGGGCTTTATtgaagttcttttatttaggGTGGTATACCTAATATCTGTCTATTTATATTAAAGCCGtgagcgctcctcatttgttcggccaagtagttaatgttaattgcgtaataataaataagtcccgtcaaaaataaatatattagttATCTGTCTGAACCGTTTGGTGTTGCGTATGAAGTTGTGAATgtaagatcatcatcatcagcccactgcAGTCCACTGTTGGACATTGGCCTCTCCCAAGGCGCGCCACAAAGCCAATCCTCAGCCTTACGTATTCAGGCGCTTCCACCCACCTTCTGCAAGTCATAACGCCATAGAATGTAAAATACATGGCAACACACATTGGTGTCTATGACAGTGACATAGTTCGCAGAACTTTCAAACAATGCCACATTGAGGTTTATATTTGAACTAAATATAAAGTACCGTTATGTAAACGTATGTgtcacattataaaatatacttgcGCTGCATACATTTTAGATTAGTAGACTCTCTTTAAATTTAAGTATGAATGTTTAAATCCTACTTATTGAGATAGTTAAAATTTAAGATTCCACCCAAATAGAAATTCTAATACAGTACTAGTATAATCTGGCAATCAGCGCTAGGAAACCGGGAAAGTAGGCCGGCAgctggaatttgtatgaaaaaataccGCGCAGGGGTCGTTTGTGGGGCTTTCCCGATTCTCTGGGTGCTCTCTCTTCTTCCTAGCTCGCGTGGTCCTGGGTCTACTTTGGTCCTAATTTTGCATTCCCCCCATTTTGGACACCCCGATTCTATAAGTGCATGAAGCTTTAGTGAATATTTTCTGTCTGTTTTTTAGCAACTACTACCGCTATTAACTTCCGCCTCTTGTCAATTCCAATAACTGTTATCTTCTGATAACATAATACTAATAACTAATGGAACTTTTTCGCATTTCAGAGCCTATAGGAACACCAGTGAACATAACCGGTTTAAACTGGCTTCAGCATGGGGACCTGATGAACTTGCAAGTGAAGTATGCGGGCTCGCCTCCATTCAGCTACTGTGCCGAGTACAAGCTCGGACAGTACAATGTGACGGGCAATGAAACCTGCCCCGTTAAAACCACAACAGTATCCAACGTGTTCCCGCTAGTACACTATTTCTCCGATAGTGACCAACATACTGTAGTGGTGATCATTGAGAACGATATTGGGAAGGTTGTGACGAGAGCTACTATTAACATTTATAAAGGTATGTTAATCATTTTTGTTGTGCGTTAGGCTGAGTTTTCATTGACGcagagatgagcggagatgtgcagcaatcgaccaatcaccctgagggagagagtgacagagcgtcttcgtttttcgctctagcgaacgctgtgattggtcaaatccgcatatctccgcacagctccgcgtcaatgaatACGCAGCCTTACAGAAGAAAAACTCAGTTGGTAGTGGTTTTagctatttattacttattttaccaactaaattacaaaattactcTTTTAATCCTTGGCGCCATCGTGGAGCTagtcaaatataaaacaaaacatggaataacacataacttacaatcaaaacacgcaagaaaaacaacttacacaagagtgtacaaataaatagacagtaaataTTACGGGAAATAGAGACATTCGAAtacacattatatttatttataatacatttatattttatttgtattcgaATATGTATTGAACATTTGTTACGCATAATATTAACGACTCCCGCGGTGTAATCGCTTCGCGTGACAACATGCTCACTGAACAAAATGAGCATTAGCTAATGATTGTGATACATCTCTGTGGTCGAGGGTTGGGCTCACGGATCCACAGGTCCCgagtacgaatcccggtggggatataatcacaaaatcactttgtgatctctagtatggttaggacattgcaggttgatcacacgattacccgaaagtaagatgatccgcgcttcggagagACGTTAAGCAgtcataggtacttacctagatgtagccgttacatgagccatgtcagagacctttggcggctcaaaagtaaccctgacaccagggttggtgaggtcggtcgttgatctcataacccacacgacagaataTCTCAAGTCGGGAAGTAAGAAAGATACttgagaaaaaaaatgaataatccGATACGACattgtgttaattttaatattatgataataaaaacatttagagCATTGTGCGGTACTTACAATAACACATGTTTCATATATTGTAACTCCGTTGTCGCACATTGTGtttgaaatacaaaataaacagaTGTTGTTGAGAAATTCTCATTTGTGTTTTATGCAAACTAATGTTACGGTGAcaagtgttttgtttttctgaAAATGGAAAATATGCATAAATGGCCAATTTCCTGTAGAAGTAAACAAATGTGTATTAACTAATTACGATTCTAaggttacctatttatttagaccctgtttttttttaaattgactcCGGGTCTATAGACCTTAGACGGGCACCATAATGAAATGTGTTTCATATCTCCTTACACTTTGTGAGGAGAGAATTGTACGCAGCGATGTTAATATAAATTGAACACCTTGTAGTTTCGGTACCTTTTTCACTCGTGTTGTGAGTTCAATAACTGACCTCATCTATCCTCACGTGctcttcgaagcacggatcatcttactctcggacaatcGAGAGATTAGCCTGCGATGTCCTAACTAAggatcatcaccatcatcatcaccctagtgttatcccgtttttcacagggtccgcttacctaacctgaagattcgacaggtccggttttttacagcagtTTGtgtagggatcacaaggtgattttttgtaatatgtccccatggggagtcgaacccgggtcgtaaggatcgtgagaccaacgcttagccactagaccaccgaggccgtttgGTATCTTATTCGATTGAAATGATTGACTAGTTGAGCAATGTTTATcgcggttaggttaggttagtgttTCCAGCTCTTCCAtgatgttatgtaaatatttgcacacctgcttgcaggttgaatacatgcactgttttacttataataagatctttaactttgtgttcttgcaaataaatgattgattttgaTTATGAAGAGCGCGTAATGAAatagcgattcatctaaaaaagcaattattgctatttgacatttaatagcATTGcgcaaattgaaatattgcttttctagatgatgTTATAAAggatacaatccctctgtcagattttacgacatacccgggatcataaacagctgaacgcgttttattttttattggctcCCAGTCCAGCGTAGAAGATAGTGAAGAAGTGAAgaaattcgaatcccggtggggacaaatcataaaaatcactttgtgatccctagtttggttaggacattacaggctgatcacctgattgtccaaaagtaagatgatgcgtgcttcggaaggcgcgtaaAGCCGTTGGccattattacttactgatgtaagtacgtagtcgttacatgagtcatgttaggggcctatggcggctcaataataaccttgacaccagggttgatgaggttgataatccacctcacaacccacacgatagaagaagaagatcatatcgtcatgccaatttaaaagctcttatgtcgctctcaccaaatttcttttttgtcaggatcgaatagtacaCCCCCCCCCctgctcctaaaacattcagtacaaactcttatgtacgtaaatatcaattatcttttaatattttttaacacacagtcatacaaaatcaggcggaagtttttttaatttctgtaaaatttacccgattgcacataatagattttaaattggcaaagACGATATTTACAAAATAGAACTACCACCAGGCTTGTCGACAAACTTGCACTATCTATTAGCctgcatgtacagtcatgagcaatataatgtatccactttaggactctgtcgcactaacatatttgacatttagtgagacttacagttcaatttgccaaaaaagtta includes these proteins:
- the LOC126368712 gene encoding uncharacterized protein LOC126368712, which translates into the protein MAHFILLCCLMFLLETVVSQMVVSLEGTKSAVRGSNVTFIATVHGYDGSEKLEFDFWDDAQPHHGDTFYLASNVSKWTVEYSRDLYEAGEYTVKVDLKKSFLGFYYVVSSASTTFQLTDSLNGNLVLIQNSTQRPNSFVAVNKTVNHVIQLPDNEMEFLKKNSSTIITYWFIDCTYVDQTTDFSLNYTYSDAMSNHYIDALVVANHEPLPPIPTTTTTTTTTTTTTTTTTTTTTTTTTPKPTTTQKPTTTSSTTAPSTTTEKNATIQSNETAVGHKVAKRAVSNKTKNKTHITHMPRDFICHNSNVPIGDMFTYGHYQQTIGVKEPIGTPVNITGLNWLQHGDLMNLQVKYAGSPPFSYCAEYKLGQYNVTGNETCPVKTTTVSNVFPLVHYFSDSDQHTVVVIIENDIGKVVTRATINIYKASVHAQLSVIVVPVVFCLLAVILVVFGIAYYQHRSRYSVEVADFDFGQQSTFDYKTFTERLRDSFRNAFNFGRHEDTDPLTPNTRYDSMT